Proteins from a genomic interval of Caulobacter rhizosphaerae:
- a CDS encoding MarR family winged helix-turn-helix transcriptional regulator gives MAETSTGCEDGRRALLWRLQAAMREASAQGVLISQTIADRAGLNASDLECLDLMQLQGPRTAGELARATGLTSGAITGLIDRLERAGYVARESDPADRRRVVVRVRPDSLTALNALYAPLQAASEDLNARYSDEDLALIAAFMERNIAMARDFIAGLKAAP, from the coding sequence ATGGCGGAGACGTCAACGGGTTGCGAGGACGGTCGCCGGGCCTTGCTGTGGCGACTGCAGGCGGCGATGCGGGAAGCCAGCGCGCAAGGCGTGCTGATCAGCCAGACGATCGCCGACCGGGCCGGGCTGAACGCCAGCGACCTGGAGTGCCTGGACCTGATGCAGTTGCAGGGCCCTCGCACCGCGGGCGAACTGGCCAGGGCCACGGGCCTGACCAGCGGCGCGATCACCGGGCTGATCGATCGGCTGGAACGCGCCGGCTACGTGGCGCGCGAAAGCGATCCCGCCGATCGCCGCCGCGTGGTGGTGCGGGTGAGGCCCGACAGCCTGACCGCCCTGAACGCGCTGTACGCTCCGCTGCAGGCCGCCAGCGAGGACTTGAACGCCCGCTATTCGGACGAGGACCTGGCGCTGATCGCCGCGTTCATGGAGCGCAACATCGCCATGGCGCGCGACTTCATCGCGGGCCTGAAGGCCGCGCCCTAG
- a CDS encoding helix-turn-helix transcriptional regulator, protein MKSRLKVLRAERGWTQEQLSQAVGVSRYAINALETERHDPSLDLAFRIAGAFGLTIEEIFPNPHAQRSRDVA, encoded by the coding sequence ATGAAGAGCCGCCTGAAGGTGCTGCGGGCCGAGCGCGGCTGGACGCAGGAGCAGCTCAGCCAAGCGGTGGGCGTGTCGCGCTACGCCATCAACGCCCTGGAGACCGAGCGGCACGACCCGTCGCTCGATCTGGCGTTCCGGATCGCGGGCGCCTTCGGCCTGACGATCGAGGAGATCTTTCCCAATCCTCACGCCCAGAGGTCCCGCGACGTCGCCTGA
- a CDS encoding NYN domain-containing protein, which translates to MTFYPTERLALFIDGANFFSAAKALGFDIDYRKLLDEFRKRGVLVRAYYYTAIAENEEYSPIRPLVDWLDYNGFTLVTKPAREFTDSQGRKRWRGDMDVEIAVDMLEMAQTVDHLVLFSGDGDFRSLVAAVQRKGRRVTVVSTMKSQPPMTSDDLRRQADNFVDLADLGNIIGRPQRSSSLPRFVTDPARGADPQDDADED; encoded by the coding sequence GTGACCTTTTACCCGACCGAGCGCCTGGCGCTGTTCATCGACGGGGCTAATTTCTTCTCCGCCGCCAAGGCGCTGGGCTTCGACATCGACTACCGCAAGCTGCTGGACGAGTTCCGCAAGCGCGGCGTGCTGGTGCGGGCCTATTACTACACCGCCATCGCCGAGAACGAGGAGTATTCCCCAATCCGGCCGCTGGTCGACTGGCTGGACTACAACGGCTTCACCCTGGTGACCAAGCCGGCCCGCGAGTTCACCGACAGCCAGGGCCGCAAGCGGTGGCGCGGCGACATGGACGTCGAGATCGCGGTCGATATGCTCGAAATGGCCCAGACCGTCGACCACCTGGTGCTGTTCTCGGGCGACGGCGACTTCCGGTCCCTGGTCGCGGCCGTGCAGCGCAAGGGCCGCCGTGTCACCGTGGTTTCGACGATGAAGAGCCAGCCGCCGATGACCAGCGACGACCTGCGCCGCCAAGCTGACAACTTCGTGGACCTGGCCGACCTGGGCAATATCATCGGTCGCCCGCAGCGCTCCAGCAGCCTGCCCCGCTTCGTCACCGACCCGGCCCGGGGCGCCGACCCGCAAGACGACGCCGACGAGGACTGA
- the rpoZ gene encoding DNA-directed RNA polymerase subunit omega, giving the protein MARVTVEDCVEKVPNRFALVLLSAHRARGISAGASLLVDRDNDKNPVVALREIADDVVDHEGLKEQLITTLQRVDEHTEAEEEAETLALLADPTHMQMSELELVRALQSDRDGGQEERY; this is encoded by the coding sequence ATGGCCCGCGTCACCGTCGAAGATTGCGTCGAGAAGGTTCCCAACCGCTTCGCTCTGGTCCTGCTGTCCGCCCACCGGGCGCGCGGCATCTCGGCCGGCGCCTCGCTGCTCGTCGATCGCGACAACGACAAGAACCCCGTCGTCGCCCTGCGCGAGATCGCCGACGACGTGGTCGACCACGAGGGCCTGAAGGAACAGCTGATCACCACGCTGCAGCGCGTGGACGAGCACACCGAAGCCGAGGAAGAGGCCGAAACCCTCGCCCTGCTGGCCGATCCCACCCACATGCAGATGAGCGAACTGGAACTGGTCCGCGCCCTGCAGAGCGACCGCGACGGCGGTCAGGAGGAGCGGTACTGA
- a CDS encoding M13 family metallopeptidase codes for MTLTRRLLACAAACALLASAPAFAADLKSGVDKSAFDTATKPGDDFWTYANGAAIKANPIPADRSSYGVGAILVEQAAKRTVDLIQAAAKDGGSPDAKKVGDYYASYMDEAAIEKAGLASMQAGLARIAAIKSRTDLATVLGGNVRADVDALNATDFYTDNVLGLWASPSFDDTSKYAPFLLQGGLGMPDREYYLSDKAAMKTVRDKYLAHIAKVLTLGGIADAEAKAARIMALETKIAQASGSRADSADVQKANNSWSQADFVSKAPGLDWKTFFAAAGLADQPRFIVWHPTMVVGLGKVAADESLDTWKDYLAFHYLDHYSNLLPKAFVDERFAFYGQALQGTPQLSARWKRGVNSTNAVLGEVVGKLYVEKYFPARSKAEVSAMVDTIKAAFERRIQGLDWMAPETKAEARRKVEVLKVGVGYPDKWRDYSALQIVRGDPVGNVQRSEQFETAYWIGQLGKPVDRGQWVMTPQTVNAVNLPMLNGLNFPAAILQAPYFDADADAAANYGGTGGTIGHEISHSFDDQGAQFDSQGRLRNWWTPTDLEHFQKAGAALADQFDGYKPFPDLAVNGKQTLSENIADVAGLAAALDAYHASLGGKPAPVIDGLTGDQRFFLAYAQSWRGYSRPEAERQQLVTDGHAPDQYRADTVRNLDAWYAAFGIKPGDALYLPPEKRVKVW; via the coding sequence ATGACCCTGACCCGCCGCCTGCTCGCCTGCGCCGCCGCCTGTGCGCTGCTGGCCTCCGCGCCCGCCTTCGCCGCCGACCTGAAGAGCGGGGTCGACAAGTCGGCCTTCGACACGGCGACCAAGCCCGGCGACGACTTCTGGACCTACGCCAACGGCGCGGCGATCAAGGCCAACCCGATCCCTGCCGACCGCAGCAGCTACGGCGTCGGCGCTATCCTGGTCGAGCAGGCCGCCAAGCGCACCGTCGACCTGATCCAGGCCGCGGCCAAGGACGGCGGCTCGCCCGACGCCAAGAAGGTCGGCGACTACTACGCCAGCTACATGGACGAAGCCGCCATCGAGAAGGCCGGGCTGGCGTCGATGCAGGCGGGCTTGGCGCGGATCGCGGCGATCAAGAGCCGCACCGACCTCGCCACCGTGCTGGGCGGCAACGTCCGCGCCGACGTCGACGCCCTGAACGCCACCGACTTCTACACTGACAACGTGCTGGGCCTGTGGGCCTCGCCGTCGTTCGACGACACCAGCAAGTACGCGCCGTTCCTGCTGCAGGGCGGGTTGGGCATGCCCGACCGCGAATACTACCTGTCGGACAAGGCGGCGATGAAGACCGTGCGCGACAAGTACCTCGCCCACATCGCCAAGGTCCTGACCCTGGGCGGGATCGCCGACGCCGAGGCCAAGGCCGCGCGGATCATGGCCCTGGAGACGAAGATCGCCCAGGCCTCGGGCAGCCGGGCCGACAGCGCCGACGTCCAGAAGGCCAACAACAGCTGGAGCCAGGCCGACTTTGTCTCGAAGGCGCCTGGCCTTGACTGGAAGACCTTCTTCGCCGCCGCCGGCCTGGCCGACCAGCCGCGTTTCATCGTCTGGCATCCGACCATGGTCGTGGGCCTGGGCAAGGTCGCGGCCGACGAGAGCCTGGACACCTGGAAGGACTACCTGGCCTTCCACTATCTGGACCACTATTCGAACCTGCTGCCCAAGGCCTTCGTCGACGAACGCTTCGCCTTCTACGGCCAGGCCCTGCAGGGCACGCCGCAGCTGTCGGCCCGCTGGAAGCGCGGCGTCAACTCGACCAACGCCGTGCTGGGCGAGGTGGTCGGCAAGCTCTATGTCGAAAAGTACTTCCCGGCCCGGTCCAAGGCCGAGGTGTCGGCCATGGTCGACACCATCAAGGCCGCGTTCGAGCGCCGCATCCAGGGTCTGGACTGGATGGCCCCGGAGACCAAGGCCGAGGCCCGCCGCAAGGTCGAGGTGCTGAAGGTCGGCGTCGGCTATCCCGACAAGTGGCGCGACTATTCGGCCCTGCAGATCGTGCGCGGCGACCCGGTCGGCAACGTCCAGCGCTCGGAGCAGTTCGAGACCGCCTACTGGATCGGGCAGCTGGGCAAGCCGGTCGATCGCGGCCAATGGGTGATGACGCCCCAGACCGTCAACGCCGTGAACCTGCCGATGCTGAACGGGCTGAACTTCCCGGCCGCCATCCTGCAGGCGCCGTACTTCGACGCCGACGCTGACGCGGCGGCCAATTACGGCGGCACCGGCGGCACGATCGGCCACGAGATCAGCCACAGCTTCGACGACCAGGGCGCGCAGTTCGACAGCCAGGGGCGCCTGCGCAACTGGTGGACCCCGACCGACCTGGAGCACTTCCAGAAGGCCGGGGCGGCCCTGGCCGACCAGTTCGACGGCTACAAGCCGTTCCCGGACCTGGCCGTGAACGGCAAGCAGACGTTGAGCGAGAACATCGCCGACGTCGCCGGCCTGGCCGCGGCCCTGGACGCCTACCACGCCTCGCTGGGCGGCAAGCCAGCCCCGGTGATCGACGGCCTGACTGGCGACCAGCGGTTCTTCCTGGCCTACGCCCAGTCCTGGCGCGGCTACAGCCGTCCGGAGGCCGAGCGCCAGCAACTGGTCACCGACGGCCATGCCCCCGACCAGTACCGAGCCGACACCGTGCGTAATCTCGACGCCTGGTACGCCGCTTTCGGCATCAAGCCGGGCGACGCCCTGTACCTGCCGCCGGAAAAGCGCGTGAAGGTCTGGTAG
- a CDS encoding uracil-DNA glycosylase: MGQPSNIVGEVVPSPAEPPRDCSRCPRLVAYRRENQTLYPDWFNGPAPSFGDHEARLLVVGLAPGRKGANRTGRPFTGDYAGTLLYDTLVKYGFATGKFEARPDDSLKLVGSAVTNAVRCAPPGNKPETSEENNCRPFLTARLEMFPNLKAIVTLGDVSRRNLLKALGLKASAGLPGHGTEFQAGPYRVFNSYHCSRLNTNTGRLTTPMFEALFERVKAYLDANP, encoded by the coding sequence ATGGGCCAGCCCTCCAACATCGTCGGCGAGGTCGTGCCCTCGCCCGCCGAACCGCCGCGCGACTGCTCGCGCTGCCCGCGGCTGGTGGCCTATCGCCGCGAGAACCAGACGCTCTATCCGGACTGGTTCAACGGCCCCGCCCCGTCGTTCGGCGATCACGAGGCGCGGCTGCTGGTCGTGGGCCTGGCGCCCGGCCGCAAGGGCGCCAACCGCACCGGTCGGCCGTTCACCGGCGACTATGCGGGGACCCTGCTCTACGACACCCTGGTCAAGTACGGCTTCGCCACCGGCAAGTTCGAGGCCCGGCCCGACGACTCCCTGAAGCTGGTCGGCAGCGCCGTGACCAACGCCGTCCGCTGCGCCCCGCCCGGCAACAAGCCCGAGACCTCGGAGGAGAACAACTGCCGGCCGTTCCTGACCGCGCGGCTGGAGATGTTTCCTAACCTGAAGGCCATCGTCACCCTGGGCGACGTCTCGCGCCGCAACCTGCTCAAGGCCCTGGGCCTGAAGGCCTCGGCCGGCCTGCCCGGCCATGGCACCGAGTTCCAGGCCGGGCCCTACCGGGTGTTCAACAGCTACCACTGCTCGCGGCTGAACACGAACACCGGGCGGCTGACCACGCCGATGTTCGAGGCGTTATTTGAGCGGGTGAAGGCCTATCTGGACGCCAATCCTTAG
- a CDS encoding YdeI/OmpD-associated family protein gives MAAIEVNPDHVHEFVDADAFHDWLSRHHDKQSEVWIKIHKVGSGLPSITPKQAIDVVLCWGWIDAVRKGFDDQSFLQRYTPRGRKSVWSQINVDNVARLVAEGRMTPHGLREVEAAKADGRWDRAYGSGKSLKIPDDLQAAIDASPQAKAMLGKLTEQNRFALAFRVHNMKTEAGRRKKIETFVAMLERGETIYPQKSR, from the coding sequence ATGGCCGCCATCGAGGTCAATCCCGACCACGTCCACGAATTCGTCGACGCCGACGCCTTCCACGACTGGCTCTCGCGTCATCATGACAAGCAGAGCGAGGTCTGGATCAAGATCCACAAGGTCGGCTCAGGCCTGCCCTCGATCACCCCCAAGCAGGCGATCGACGTCGTGTTGTGCTGGGGCTGGATCGACGCGGTGCGCAAGGGCTTCGACGACCAGAGCTTCCTGCAGCGCTACACGCCGCGCGGCCGCAAGAGCGTCTGGAGCCAGATCAATGTCGACAATGTCGCGCGCCTGGTCGCCGAGGGGCGGATGACCCCGCACGGCCTCCGGGAAGTGGAGGCGGCCAAGGCCGACGGGCGCTGGGATCGCGCCTATGGCAGCGGCAAGAGCCTGAAGATCCCCGACGATCTGCAGGCCGCGATCGACGCCAGCCCACAGGCCAAGGCGATGCTGGGCAAGCTCACCGAACAGAACCGCTTCGCCCTGGCCTTCCGCGTGCACAACATGAAGACGGAGGCGGGGCGCAGGAAGAAGATCGAGACCTTCGTCGCGATGCTGGAGCGCGGCGAGACGATCTATCCGCAGAAGAGCCGGTAA
- the folK gene encoding 2-amino-4-hydroxy-6-hydroxymethyldihydropteridine diphosphokinase, whose translation MVVALGCSLPGAYPSREVLLEAAVDALASEGLAVTGRSAWWTSAAWPDPAAPAYLNGVVLVETRLPASEVLEALHRVEARFGRVRAKANAPRTLDLDLIAHGRTVLDGVVVVPHPRAHERLFVMGPLAQIAPRWRHPVYGRTAAALAAAATVGMDAKPAA comes from the coding sequence GTGGTGGTCGCCCTGGGCTGCAGCCTGCCCGGAGCATACCCGAGTCGCGAGGTCTTGCTCGAAGCGGCCGTCGACGCGCTGGCGTCGGAAGGCCTGGCCGTGACGGGACGGTCCGCCTGGTGGACCTCGGCGGCCTGGCCCGACCCGGCCGCGCCAGCTTATCTCAACGGGGTCGTCCTGGTCGAGACGCGGTTGCCGGCGAGCGAGGTCCTGGAGGCCCTGCATCGCGTGGAGGCTCGCTTCGGCCGGGTCCGAGCGAAGGCCAATGCGCCGCGCACCCTCGACCTGGACCTGATCGCCCACGGCCGGACGGTGCTGGACGGGGTGGTGGTGGTGCCGCATCCAAGGGCCCATGAGCGGCTGTTCGTCATGGGGCCGCTGGCCCAGATCGCGCCCCGCTGGCGCCATCCGGTCTACGGTCGGACGGCGGCGGCGCTGGCGGCCGCCGCCACAGTGGGAATGGACGCCAAGCCGGCGGCGTAG